The sequence below is a genomic window from Candidatus Binataceae bacterium.
CGACGCCCCCGTGCCGCGGCGGATGCTTGATCTGGCCAGTTGTTTTCAGCCCGAGCAGATAATCGCTCAGCTTAAGGCGCGCACCAAGTTTGGCGTGATCGAAGAGCTGGCAGCGCGCGCTCAGGAGCTGGGATTGGTGCGCGATCGCAACTGGTTTGCGGGGGCCTTGATCGAGCGCGAGAACATCCTGCCCAGTGCGATCGGCAACGGAGTCGCCTTCCTGCACAGTCTCTATCGCCATCCCGAGCAGGTGGTGCGCCCTTTCATGATCTTGGGGCGTGCGCCGCAAGGAATCGATTTCGATGCCCTGGACGGCAGGCCGACCCGCTTATTCTTCGCCCTTGGCTTGAAATTTGACGAGTTATACATTCCCTGGCTAGCCAAGCTGGCACAGATGCTGGCGCGCGAGGAAGCGGTACGGGCGCTCAACGAAGCGCCCACCCGGGAGGCGATCTTTGAGTCCCTTTGCCAAGCGGAACGGACCCTATTTCCAGCGCATGCTTAAATTGGAGTCTCATTATTATGAGTGATATTCCGGCTGCGGCCATTCCTGGTACTTCGCTCAACGCGTGGGTGGAAGAAGTCGCGCGGCTGACTCGGCCCGATGCGGTCGTCTGGTGCGACGGCAGTGAACAGGAGGCCGCCCGGCTGACCGCGCAAGCACTGCGCGAGGGTATCCTGCTGCGGCTCAATGAAAAGCTGCGTCCCGGATGCTTCTTGCATCGCTCCAATCCTAATGACGTAGCGCGCACCGAGGATGCCACCTTCATTTGCACGCCCACTCGCGAGCAGGCTGGTCCCACCAACAACTGGTCGGCGCCGGCGGACACTTATCGGAAATTGGCGGGGTGGCTTAAGGATTCGATGCGCGGGCGCACCCTGTACGTAGTGCCCTATGTGATGGGACCGCTGGGCTCGCCTTTCTCACGGGTGGGTGTCGAGCTGACTGACAGCATTTATGTCGTGCTCAACATGCGGATCATGACCCGGATGGGCAAAGTCGCGATGGAGGCGATGAAGGACGGCGGCTTCCATCGTGGCCTGCATTGCACCCTGGATCTCAACCCCGAGCGCCGCCTGATCTGCCATTTTCCCCAAGACGACGCAGTATGGT
It includes:
- a CDS encoding PTS sugar transporter subunit IIA, whose translation is MTASTTALATGDRLMTVRQVAAYLSLNERTVLKLVGEGSLPGVKIGNQWRFRKVMLDAWLDDQMLGVAPRQVELRSDAPVPRRMLDLASCFQPEQIIAQLKARTKFGVIEELAARAQELGLVRDRNWFAGALIERENILPSAIGNGVAFLHSLYRHPEQVVRPFMILGRAPQGIDFDALDGRPTRLFFALGLKFDELYIPWLAKLAQMLAREEAVRALNEAPTREAIFESLCQAERTLFPAHA